The Choloepus didactylus isolate mChoDid1 chromosome 13, mChoDid1.pri, whole genome shotgun sequence genome contains a region encoding:
- the LOC119507943 gene encoding lactoylglutathione lyase: protein MAEPQPAAGLTDEAALSCCSDADPSTKDFLLQQTMLRIKDPKKSLDFYTRILGMTLLQKLDFPTMKFSLYFLAYEDKNDIPKDKDEKTAWVFSRKATLELTHNWGTEDDATQNYHNGNSDPRGFGHIGIAVPDVHGACKRFEELGIKFVKKPDDGKMKGLAFIQDPDGYWIEILNPNTMITII from the coding sequence ATGGCAGAACCGCAGCCCGCAGCCGGCCTTACCGACGAGGCTGCCCTCAGTTGCTGCTCCGATGCGGACCCCAGCACCAAGGATTTTCTATTGCAGCAGACCATGCTACGAATTAAAGACCCTAAGAAGTCATTAGATTTTTATACAAGAATTCTTGGAATGACGCTACTTCAAAAATTAGATTTTCCCACTATGAAATTTTCACTCTATTTCTTGGCTTATGAGGATAAAAATGACATCCCCaaagataaagatgaaaaaacagCATGGGTATTCTCCAGAAAAGCTACACTTGAGCTGACACACAATTGGGGTACTGAAGATGATGCAACTCAGAATTACCACAATGGCAATTCAGACCCTCGAGGATTTGGTCACATTGGAATTGCTGTTCCTGATGTACATGGTGCTTGTAAAAGATTTGAAGAACTGGGAATCAAATTTGTAAAGAAACCTGATGATGGTAAAATGAAAGGCCTGGCATTTATTCAAGATCCTGATGGCTACTGGATTGAAATTTTGAATCCTAACACAATGATAACTATTATTTAG